ATCTTCCTCTTGCCACAGTAATACGATTTTCTGTACCTTCAAGTTGGTTCATTAAATCTTGATAAAGGGTATTAGCTTTAAGATCAGGATAGTTTTCACTCACTGCTATTAATCGACTTAATGCAGAACTTAATTCAGATTGTGCTTGTTGAAATTTAGAAAATAAAGCTGGATCACTAAGTTGATCTGCATTAATTTGAACTGAACCGACTTTAGCTCTAGCATCGGTCACTTGAGTTAATACGTCTTTTTCATGAGAAGCATAACCTTTTACGGTATTGACTAAATTAGGAACCAAATCGGCTCGACGTTTATATTGATTAACAACTTCAGACCATGAAGCGACTACAGCTTCATCTTGGTTTTGAATATTGTTATAGTCTTTAAAAAAGATAAAAGCCCCAATAATAAGTAATACAATAATAATTAATAAAGATTTTGATTTCATTGTAAATCCTTATAAATAATTGAATTAATTGATAACTCAATAAATTATGAACAGTGAATAAAATAACCTATTTGAAAACTATATATCCCGCCGTTTTACTTAGTATTAAAACTTGCTTTTAAAACAACAAATAAATACAGCCTAGTATGGAAAAATAATAAGAATAGCGAAAAATTGTAAAGAAAAGACTTCAAGAAAAAGTAACTTTGCGTTAACTATTTAAGTAAATCGGATAATGATATTTACTAACTAAATCTATATTATTTAGTATAGTTTGTAAACATTATATCTTTTTTTATCAAATTTGCGAAGTATAATCCTCATTACTTATAAAATATATATCGCAATATCATTTATTATTGCTTACAAAATTTATTAACAAAAATTCAGATAAATTGGTTAACTTATTTTATCTTTTATAATTATTTTGATTATAGAATTGTTTCAAAACACTCTAATTGCGCTGGTTCAAAATAAATATCTTTATTATTTGATCGATTGTTAGTGTTACGATGGGTATGTTGAAAATGTTCAGAATTAACCCAAATGTCAAAATCCGCTTTAGATTCCCACTCAGCATATGATGAGAATAACGTATAATTTTCCTCACTTTTTCCTCGTAATAAATAAAAACGATTAAATCCGTTCATTTCTTTTAAATGACTATCTCGGTTACGCCATATTTCAATAAATGTATCTTCACTCCCACATTTAATCTTAAAACGATTCATTACTATATACATCCAAATCTCCTTTTGTATTTCAAGTAGTTAACAAAAAAATAGCACGCATAAGCGTGCTATTTATATTCTAGCCTTTTTACAGGCTATTGTTGTTGTTCTTCTGCTGAGTTAAGTAATTCAGCTAAATTAGCTGTTGCTTCTTCAGCCGAAATTGTTGTTTGAATATCATCCGTCGATGGCATTGCTCGTTTACGCATACGCTCTTTATGGTAAGCATAACCAGTACCTGCTGGAATTAATCGACCAACAATTACGTTTTCTTTTAAGCCACGTAATTCGTCATTTTTACCAGCAACTGCTGCTTCGGTTAATACGCGTGTTGTTTCTTGGAACGACGCCGCAGATATAAACGATTCAGTAGTTAGCGATGCTTTGGTAATACCAAGTAGATCATGTAAGTAAACAATAGGTTCTTTACCTTGCGCTTCAAGTTCACGGTTAATAATCTTCAAGCGTGAAACCTCAAGTTGTTCTCCATCAAGTAGACGAGAACTACCTGGATGAATAACCGTTGCTTTACGTAACATTTGACGAACAATGACTTCAATGTGTTTATCGTTGATTTTTACACCTTGTAAACGATAAACTTCTTGAACTTCGTTAACAATGTAACGAGTTACCGCATTTACACCACGTAGACGTAAAATATCGTGCGCTGATTCAGGACCATCCGAAATCACATCACCGCGACCAACTTGTTCACCTTCAAATACGTTAAGTTGACGCCATTTAGGGATCATCTCTTCATATGGTTCGCTACCATCTAATGGTGTGATAATTAAGCGACGTTTACCTTTAGTTTCTTTACCGAATGAGATAATACCATCAATTTCAGCAAGTATAGCTGGTTCTTTCGGTTTACGAGCTTCAAACAAGTCAGCAACACGTGGTAAACCACCTGTGATATCTTTGGTACCAACAGATGCCTGTGGAATACGAGCAAGTGTGTCACCAATATTGATTTCAGCACCATCTTCTAATTGAACTAACGCTTTACCTGGTAAGAAGTATTGCGCAAGCATTTCTGTACCAGCGACATAAATATCATCGCCTTTAGCATCCACAATTTTGATTGCTGGACGCAAATCTTTACCTACACCAGTACGCTCAGCTACATCTAATATCGCGATAGATGATAAACCGGTTAACTCATCCGTTTGACGAGTAATGGTTTGACCATCAACCATATCAACAAAACGTACAAAACCTTTTGCTTCAGAGATAACTGGCATAGTATGCGGATCCCAGTTAGCAATCGTTTCACCAGCTTCAACCGCTGAACCATTACCTTTAGCTAGAATCGAACCGTAAGGAACTTTGTAGGTTTCTTTCATTCGACCTAATTCATCAATAATTGTTAATTCAGCATTACGTGAAGTAATTACTAATTTCTTGTCTGGGTTAGTTACAAACTTCGCATTTGTTAATTTAATGCTACCCTTGTTTTTAACTTGAACGCTTGATTCTGCTGCTGCTCGCGATGCAGCACCACCGATGTGGAATGTACGCATGGTTAACTGTGTACCCGGTTCACCGATTGACTGAGCCGCGATAACACCGATTGCTTCACCCTTGTTAACTAAGTGACCACGAGCTAGGTCACGACCATAACATTTTGCACACACACCGAAATCGGTATCACATGAAACCACAGAACGTACTTTCACGCTATCAACAGATTCAGCTTCTAGCAAATCACAGTAGCTTTCATCAAGTAGTGTATTACGAGGAATTAAAATATCCGCACTACCTGGTTTTAATACATCTTCAGCTGTTACACGACCTAGTACACGTTCACGTAGTGGCTCTTTAACATCACCACCCTCAATTACTGGTGTCATTACTACACCTTCTAACGTGCCACAATCATCTTCAATAACAACTAGGTCTTGAGCTACGTCAACTAAACGACGAGTTAAGTAACCTGAGTTCGCAGTTTTCAAGGCAGTATCAGCAAGACCTTTACGCGCACCATGGGTAGAAATAAAGTACTGAAGTACGTTTAATCCTTCACGGAAGTTTGCAGTAATTGGTGTTTCGATAATTGAACCATCTGGTTTTGCCATCAAACCACGCATACCCGCTAACTGGCGAATCTGTGCTGCGGAACCACGAGCACCAGAGTCAGCCATCATATAGATACTATTGAAAGAAGATTGAACCTCTTCTTCACCATCACGGTTGATGACTTTTTCAGTTGATAAGTTATCCATCATTGCTTTAGCAACACGCTCATTAGCTGCGGCCCAGATATCAATAACTTTGTTATAACGTTCACCAGCAGTAACTAAACCTGATTGGAACTGTTCTTGAATTTCAGCAACTTCAATTTCAGCTTCGTTGATGATTTGTAATTTCTTCGCAGGAATTTCCATATCATCAATACCAACTGAAACACCAGAACGAGCTGCATAAGCAAAACCGGTATACATCACTTGGTCAGCTAAAATAACAGTTTCTTTCATACCTAATTGGCGATAACAGATATTTAAAATTCGCGAAATCGCTTTTTTACCTAGTGGTTGATTAATTACTGAGAAGCTCATACCTTTAGGCATAATTAACCATAAAATAGCACGACCAACAGTTGTATCTACAACTGATGTGCTATCTTCCCACTCTCCAACACTATTACGATGACTTTCAGTGATACGTACTTTAACTTTTGCATGTAATTCTACCAGTCCTAAGCGATAAAGTTTTTCTGCCTCTTTAGGACCAGTTAATATCATGCCTTCGCCCTTAGCATTCACCTTATCACGAGTCATGTAATAAAGACCTAATACCACGTCCTGAGAAGGAACGATGATAGGTTCACCACTTGCCGGAGAAAGGATGTTATTGGTTGACATCATTAACGCACGAGCTTCTAATTGTGCTTCAAGTGTTAAAGGAACATGAACAGCCATTTGGTCACCATCGAAGTCAGCATTAAATGCCGCACAAACTAATGGATGTAACTGAATCGCTTTACCTTCAATTAAGATAGGTTCAAATGCTTGAATACCTAATCTGTGCAATGTCGGAGCACGGTTTAGTAATACAGGGTGTTCACGAATAACTTCATCTAAGATATCCCAAACAATTGCATCTTCACGCTCAACCATTTTCTTGGCTGCTTTAATGGTAGTTGCATAACCACGGCGTTCTAGTTTTCCGTAAATAAATGGTTTGAATAATTCAAGCGCCATTTTTTTCGGTAAACCACATTGATGTAAACGTAAGTATGGACCTACAGTAATAACTGAACGACCTGAATAGTCAACGCGTTTACCTAATAGGTTTTGACGGAAACGACCTTGCTTACCTTTAATCATGTCAGCAAGTGATTTTAAAGGACGTTTGTTTGAACCTGTAATTGCACGACCACGACGACCATTATCTAATAATGCATCAACCGATTCTTGTAGCATACGTTTTTCGTTACGCACAATAATATCTGGTGCTGCTAAATCTAATAAACGTTTTAAACGGTTATTACGGTTAATTACACGGCGATAAAGATCATTTAAATCTGATGTCGCAAAACGTCCACCATCAAGTGGTACTAGTGGGCGTAAATCGGGTGGCAATACTGGTAATACATTTAAAATCATCCATTCAGGTTTATTTTCTGATTGGATAAATGCTTCAATAATCTTAATACGTTTAGTTAATTTTTTACGTTTAGTTTCAGAATTTGTTGTTGCTAGTTCGTCACGTAGTGCTTCGCATTCAGCTTGCACATCAATATTACGTAATAATTCTTGGATTGCTTCTGCACCCATACGTGCATCAAATTCATCACCAAATTCTTCTAACGCATCTAAATATTGTTCTTCTGTTAAAATCTGACCGCGATCTAAGTTCGTCATGCCTCCATCAAGAACCATGAATGATTCAAAATAAAGCACACGTTCAATATCGCGCAGTGGCATATCAAGCAATAAACCAATACGAGATGGTAATGATTTTAAAAACCAGATATGAGCAGTTGGAGAAGCAAGCTCAATGTGTCCCATACGTTCACGACGTACTTTAGCTTGAGTGACTTCTACACCACATTTTTCACAAATCACACCACGGTGTTTTAAACGTTTATATTTTCCACATAAACATTCATAATCTTTCACAGGTCCAAAAATACGCGCACAAAACAATCCATCACGTTCAGGTTTGAACGTACGATAATTAATTGTTTCAGGTTTTTTGACTTCACCAAAAGACCATGAACGGATCATATCAGGAGAGGCAAGACCTATCTTGATAGCGTCAAAATCTTCAGTTTTAGTTTGTGCTTTTAGAAACTTTAGTAAGTCTTTCACAATTGACTCCTATGGAGTTAAATCAATTAGATAACTTATTATTACTAATAAGTTATCCCTATAAATAGAAATCATTCGAACTAGAGAAGATTACTCTTCGTCTAACTCTATATTAATACCTAACGAACGAATCTCTTTTAACAATACATTAAATGATTCTGGTATCGCAGGTTCCATACGATGATCACCATCTACAATATTTTTGTACATCTTAGTACGACCGTTCACGTCATCTGACTTAACAGTTAACATTTCTTGTAAGGTATAAGCAGCACCATATGCCTCAAGCGCCCATACTTCCATCTCACCGAAACGCTGACCACCGAATTGAGCTTTACCACCCAATGGTTGCTGAGTAACCAGACTGTATGAACCTGTAGAACGAGCATGCATTTTGTCATCAACCAAGTGGTTCAATTTGAGCATATACATGTAACCAACAGTTACAGGACGTTCAAACTGTTCACCTGTACGACCATCATACAACGTAATTTGTCCAGAAGTTGGTAGATCGCCAAGCTCAAGTAATGCCTTAATTTCTTGCTCTTTAGCACCATCAAATACAGGTGTAGCAAGTGGCATACCATTACGTAAATTCTGTGCTAGTGTCATGACTTCTTGATCAGTAAATTCAGCAACATTAACTTTTTGTGCTGCACCTAAACCAAGGTCATATGCTTTTTGGATAAATTCACGTAATTTAGCTAATTCTTGCTGTTCTTTCAGCATAGTGTCAATCTTCTGACCAATACCTTTAGCCGCCATACCTAAGTGAGTTTCTAGAATCTGCCCGATATTCATACGTGATGGAACCCCCAGTGGATTTAATACGATATCAACCGGACGGCCTTTGTCATCATATGGCATATCTTCAATTGGGTTAATTTTAGAGATAACCCCTTTGTTACCATGACGACCAGCCATTTTATCCCCAGGCTGGATTTGACGTTTAACAGCTAAATAAACTTTAACAATTTTTAACACACCAGGTTGTAAATCATCACCTTGGGTGATCTTCATGCGTTTAGCTTCAAGTTTTTTGTTAAATTCAGTTTTGATTTCTTCGTGCTGTTCTGCAAGCTGCTCTAATTGAGCTTGTTTATCTTCGTTCGCAATACCAATTGTTAACCACTTTTCACGTGGTAAAGCATCTAATTTTTCAGCTTTAATACCACCAGCAATTAATACATCACGAATACGAGCAAACAAAGCGGCTTCTAAAATGTTAAGTTCTTCAGTTAAATCTTTGCGTGCTTGTTTTAATTGCATATCTTCAATTTCAAGTGCACGTTTATCTTTTTGTACACCATCACGCGTAAAGACTTGAACATCAATTACTGTACCAGAAACACCATTTGGCACACGTAAAGAAGTATCTTTAACATCAGACGCTTTCTCACCAAAAATCGCACGCAGTAGTTTTTCTTCTGGAGTTAATTGAGTTTCACCTTTTGGTGTCACTTTACCAACCAGAATATCACCGCCCTTAACTTCAGCTCCAATATAAACAATACCTGATTCATCAAGTTTAGAAAGAGCAGCTTCACCTACATTTGGAATATCGGCTGTGATTTCTTCAGCACCTAATTTAGTATCTCGTGAGATACAAGATAGTTCTTGAATATGAATCGAAGTAAAACGGTCATCTTGCACAACTTTTTCAGAGACTAAAATAGAATCCTCAAAGTTATAACCGTTCCATGGCATGAAAGCCACGCGCATGTTTTGACCTAATGCTAATTCACCTAAATCAGTTGATGGACCGTCAGCAAGAACATCGCCTCGTTCAACTTTTTCACCTAATTCCACACATGGAATTTGGTTGATACAAGTATTTTGGTTAGAACGGGTATATTTAGTTAAGTTATAAATATCAATACCTGTTTCGCCAGCGTACATTTCATCATCATTAACATTAATTACAATGCGTGATGCATCAACATATTGAACAGTACCACCACGACGAGCTACTGCAGTTACACCTGAGTCAACCGCTACAGCCCTTTCCATACCAGTTCCAACAAATGGTTTTTCCGCTTTTAATGTCGGTACCGCTTGACGTTGCATGTTCGCACCCATTAAAGCACGGTTCGCATCATCATGCTCTAAGAATGGAATTAACGAAGCACCAACCGATACAATTTGCTGAGTTGATACGTCCATATAGTGAACTTGTTCTGGACTATATAAACCTGACTCACCATTTAAACGGCAAGTAACTAAGTCTTCTTTAAAACGTCCATCTTCATCAAGATTCGAGTTAGCCTGAGCAATAACAAACTCGCTTTCATCAATCGCTGATAAATAATTAATTTCATCAGTTACAACACCATCAATCACTCGACGATATGGTGTTTCTAAGAAACCATATTCATTAGTACGAGAATAAACTGCTAAAGAATTAATCAAACCAATGTTTGGACCTTCAGGTGTCTCAATCGGACATACACGACCATAATGAGTAGGATGTACGTCACGCACTTCAAATCCTGCTCGTTCACGAGTTAAACCACCTGGACCTAATGCTGAAATACGACGTTTGTGGGTAATTTCAGATAATGGATTATTTTGATCCATAAACTGAGATAATTGGCTAGAACCAAAGAACTCACGGATTGCGGCTGAAATCGGTTTAGCATTGATCATATCTTGTGGCATCAGTGAATCTAAATCACCTAAAGATAAACGTTCTTTAACAGCTCGCTCTACGCGAACTAAGCCAATCCGGAATTGGTTTTCTGCCATTTCACCAACGCTACGAATACGACGATTACCTAAATGGTCAATATCATCAACTTCACCATGACCATTACGAATGCCGATTAATTTCTTCATTACGTCAACGATATCATCTTTTGTTAAAACACTTTCACCTTCGATATCTTCACGACCTAAAGAACGATTAAATTTCATTCGACCAACAGCGGACAAATCATAACGCTCATCAGAGAAGAATAAATTATCAAATAACGCTTCAGCTGCTTCTTTTGTTGGCGGTTCACCAGGGCGCATCATACGATAAATTTCAACTAATGCACCTAATCGATCACGGGTAGAATCAACATTTAAGGTTTCAGAAATAAATGGTCCATGATCAAGATCATTAGTAAATAATGTTTCGATCTTTCTATGACCAGCATTAGTCAATTCAAGCAATAGCTCTAATGAGATTGGTGTATTTGCAAAAGCAATAACTTCGCCTGTCGCCTCATTGACATAATTTTTAGCTAAAACTTTATTAACTATATATTCAACAGGTACATCAATTTTAGTAACGTTATCTTTATCTAACTCACGGATATGGCGAGCGGTAATACGACGACCTTTTTCAGCATAAACTTTACCTTTTGATTCTATATCAAAAAGAGCTGTTTCACCACGCAAACGTTCAGGAACAAGATCCATTTTCAGTTTGGACTTGCCCACTTCAAAAATAGTTTTCTCGAAGAAAATATCTAAAATTTCTTCTGTTTCATAACCTAGTGCTCGTAAAATAATTGTTGCTGGAAGTTTACGACGACGGTCAATACGAGCAAAAAGATTATCTTTTGGATCAAATTCAAAATCAAGCCAAGAGCCACGATAAGGAATAATCCGAGCATTATATAAAACTTTACCAGAAGAGTGTGTTTTACCTTTATCACTATCAAAGAACACACCTGGACTACGATGTAATTGTGATACGATTACACGTTCTGTACCGTTGATCACAAACGTACCATTGTCCGTCATTAAAGGAATTTCGCCCATATAGACGTCTTGCTCTTTAATATCTTTTACTGTTCCTTCTGGCGCATCTTTATCATAAATAACTAAACGTAATTTTACGCGCAACGGTGCTGAGTAAGTGATCCCCCTAATTTGACATTCTTTAACATCAAACACAGGTTCGCCCATTTTAAAGCTCACGTATTGTAACTCAGCGTTACCACTATAACTTTTTATCGGAAATATTGAACGAAATGCGGCTTCTAAGCCATATTGACCTTCTGGATCTTGTTCAATAAATTTCTGGAACGAATCAAGTTGAATAGAAAGAAGATACGGTATATCCAAGACTTGTGGACGCTTACCAAAATTCTTACGAATTCGTTTTTTCTCGGTATAAGAGTAAACCATTAGTTCCTCAACTTGCTTATCTGCTATTTTAGCATGATTAAATATTCATCAGGGGGTACTACCTTCAAATAATAACGCCTGACACCTCATCGAAAATATCTTTAAATATCAATTGATTAGGCTTAGTAAATATACTATTTCTGTATTACTTTTTATTGATAATCTTCAAATAAAATTCTTTGACTTTTTACAGCGCAAAAAGGCTGGAGGTAAAAAAACCCCCAGCCATTTAGGTTGCTAGCGATAAACTTATTTAAGTTCGACAACTGCACCTGATTCTTCAAGTGCCTTTTTAAGTTCATCTGCATCAGCTTTGCTAACGCCTTCTTTAACTGTTGCTGGAGCTGATTCAACAAGATCTTTAGCTTCTTTCAAGCCTAAACCTGTTGCACCACGAACTGCTTTGATAACAGCTACTTTGTTCGCACCAACTTCTTTTAAGATTACATCAAATTCAGTTTTTTCTTCTGCTGCTTCAGCTGGACCAGCTGCAGCAACTGCTACAGCTGCCGCTGCAGAAACGCCAAATTTTTCTTCCATCATTGATACAAGTTCAACAACGTCCATTACAGACATTTCGGCAACTGCATCTAAAATTTGTTCTTTAGTGATAGACATAATATAGTTTCCCAAATTTACAATTTTTATTAATTAATAAAATTCACAATCATACTGCCAATTAAGCAGCTTCTTTTTGATCGCGAACTGCTGCAAGAGTACGAACCAATTTGCCAGCTGCGGCTTCTTTCATGGTTGACATCAAGCGTGCTAATGCTTCTTCATAAGTAGGTAATGTTGCTAAGCGATCAATATTCGCTGCAGTAATCAACTCACCTTCAAAGGCTGCGGCTTTAATCTCAAATTTATCATTTTCTTTAGCAAACGCTTTAAAAATACGCGCTGCAGCACCTGGGTGCTCATTTGAAAATGCAATTAGAGTTGGACCAACAAACGTATCTTTTAAACACTCGTATTGAGTTCCCTCAACAACACGGCGTAATAGCGTATTACGAACAACACGCATATAAACACCAGCTTCACGAGCAGACTTACGTAATGCAGTCATTTTTTCTACAGTTACGCCACGAGAATCAGCAACAACTGCAGAAAGCGCACCTTTGGCGATTTCGTTAACTTCAGCAACAATTTCTTGTTTATTTTGAAGGTTTAGTGCCATTGGTATTGCTCCTGGATTAAACTAGGCAAAGCCTAGACTGATTTTAACTAGCTACACATGTAGCTAGCATAACCACGATGAGCAGAATCCCTCTATTATATCTATCAGGTTCTGTCACCGTCTACGTAGGAAAATTAAGTAGTTAAATTTCAACCACACCTACGGTCTTGGACGGGGTCTGGTTAAGGCCAGACACCAACCGATTCTTATTGTTTAATCGACAAATGTAATTAAACAGTTGCATTTAATGTTGCTTGATCAATAGCAACACCAGCACCCATTGTGGTAGAAAGGCTAACTTTCTTCACAAATACACCTTTAGAAGAGGCTGGTTTTGCACGTTTTAACGCAACAAGTAATGCTTCTAAATTTTCTTTAAGTTTCGCCGCATCAAAATCAGCTTTACCGATAGTAGTATGGATAATACCATTTTTATCATTACGGTAACGGATCTGACCAGCTTTAGCATTTTTA
The sequence above is drawn from the Gilliamella apicola genome and encodes:
- a CDS encoding LemA family protein, with product MKSKSLLIIIVLLIIGAFIFFKDYNNIQNQDEAVVASWSEVVNQYKRRADLVPNLVNTVKGYASHEKDVLTQVTDARAKVGSVQINADQLSDPALFSKFQQAQSELSSALSRLIAVSENYPDLKANTLYQDLMNQLEGTENRITVARGRYIQTVQIFNSYIRKLPTKWVADIIGQQPKQQFTVENEQPISNAPSVNFGQ
- a CDS encoding antibiotic biosynthesis monooxygenase family protein yields the protein MYIVMNRFKIKCGSEDTFIEIWRNRDSHLKEMNGFNRFYLLRGKSEENYTLFSSYAEWESKADFDIWVNSEHFQHTHRNTNNRSNNKDIYFEPAQLECFETIL
- the rpoC gene encoding DNA-directed RNA polymerase subunit beta' yields the protein MKDLLKFLKAQTKTEDFDAIKIGLASPDMIRSWSFGEVKKPETINYRTFKPERDGLFCARIFGPVKDYECLCGKYKRLKHRGVICEKCGVEVTQAKVRRERMGHIELASPTAHIWFLKSLPSRIGLLLDMPLRDIERVLYFESFMVLDGGMTNLDRGQILTEEQYLDALEEFGDEFDARMGAEAIQELLRNIDVQAECEALRDELATTNSETKRKKLTKRIKIIEAFIQSENKPEWMILNVLPVLPPDLRPLVPLDGGRFATSDLNDLYRRVINRNNRLKRLLDLAAPDIIVRNEKRMLQESVDALLDNGRRGRAITGSNKRPLKSLADMIKGKQGRFRQNLLGKRVDYSGRSVITVGPYLRLHQCGLPKKMALELFKPFIYGKLERRGYATTIKAAKKMVEREDAIVWDILDEVIREHPVLLNRAPTLHRLGIQAFEPILIEGKAIQLHPLVCAAFNADFDGDQMAVHVPLTLEAQLEARALMMSTNNILSPASGEPIIVPSQDVVLGLYYMTRDKVNAKGEGMILTGPKEAEKLYRLGLVELHAKVKVRITESHRNSVGEWEDSTSVVDTTVGRAILWLIMPKGMSFSVINQPLGKKAISRILNICYRQLGMKETVILADQVMYTGFAYAARSGVSVGIDDMEIPAKKLQIINEAEIEVAEIQEQFQSGLVTAGERYNKVIDIWAAANERVAKAMMDNLSTEKVINRDGEEEVQSSFNSIYMMADSGARGSAAQIRQLAGMRGLMAKPDGSIIETPITANFREGLNVLQYFISTHGARKGLADTALKTANSGYLTRRLVDVAQDLVVIEDDCGTLEGVVMTPVIEGGDVKEPLRERVLGRVTAEDVLKPGSADILIPRNTLLDESYCDLLEAESVDSVKVRSVVSCDTDFGVCAKCYGRDLARGHLVNKGEAIGVIAAQSIGEPGTQLTMRTFHIGGAASRAAAESSVQVKNKGSIKLTNAKFVTNPDKKLVITSRNAELTIIDELGRMKETYKVPYGSILAKGNGSAVEAGETIANWDPHTMPVISEAKGFVRFVDMVDGQTITRQTDELTGLSSIAILDVAERTGVGKDLRPAIKIVDAKGDDIYVAGTEMLAQYFLPGKALVQLEDGAEINIGDTLARIPQASVGTKDITGGLPRVADLFEARKPKEPAILAEIDGIISFGKETKGKRRLIITPLDGSEPYEEMIPKWRQLNVFEGEQVGRGDVISDGPESAHDILRLRGVNAVTRYIVNEVQEVYRLQGVKINDKHIEVIVRQMLRKATVIHPGSSRLLDGEQLEVSRLKIINRELEAQGKEPIVYLHDLLGITKASLTTESFISAASFQETTRVLTEAAVAGKNDELRGLKENVIVGRLIPAGTGYAYHKERMRKRAMPSTDDIQTTISAEEATANLAELLNSAEEQQQ
- the rpoB gene encoding DNA-directed RNA polymerase subunit beta; translation: MVYSYTEKKRIRKNFGKRPQVLDIPYLLSIQLDSFQKFIEQDPEGQYGLEAAFRSIFPIKSYSGNAELQYVSFKMGEPVFDVKECQIRGITYSAPLRVKLRLVIYDKDAPEGTVKDIKEQDVYMGEIPLMTDNGTFVINGTERVIVSQLHRSPGVFFDSDKGKTHSSGKVLYNARIIPYRGSWLDFEFDPKDNLFARIDRRRKLPATIILRALGYETEEILDIFFEKTIFEVGKSKLKMDLVPERLRGETALFDIESKGKVYAEKGRRITARHIRELDKDNVTKIDVPVEYIVNKVLAKNYVNEATGEVIAFANTPISLELLLELTNAGHRKIETLFTNDLDHGPFISETLNVDSTRDRLGALVEIYRMMRPGEPPTKEAAEALFDNLFFSDERYDLSAVGRMKFNRSLGREDIEGESVLTKDDIVDVMKKLIGIRNGHGEVDDIDHLGNRRIRSVGEMAENQFRIGLVRVERAVKERLSLGDLDSLMPQDMINAKPISAAIREFFGSSQLSQFMDQNNPLSEITHKRRISALGPGGLTRERAGFEVRDVHPTHYGRVCPIETPEGPNIGLINSLAVYSRTNEYGFLETPYRRVIDGVVTDEINYLSAIDESEFVIAQANSNLDEDGRFKEDLVTCRLNGESGLYSPEQVHYMDVSTQQIVSVGASLIPFLEHDDANRALMGANMQRQAVPTLKAEKPFVGTGMERAVAVDSGVTAVARRGGTVQYVDASRIVINVNDDEMYAGETGIDIYNLTKYTRSNQNTCINQIPCVELGEKVERGDVLADGPSTDLGELALGQNMRVAFMPWNGYNFEDSILVSEKVVQDDRFTSIHIQELSCISRDTKLGAEEITADIPNVGEAALSKLDESGIVYIGAEVKGGDILVGKVTPKGETQLTPEEKLLRAIFGEKASDVKDTSLRVPNGVSGTVIDVQVFTRDGVQKDKRALEIEDMQLKQARKDLTEELNILEAALFARIRDVLIAGGIKAEKLDALPREKWLTIGIANEDKQAQLEQLAEQHEEIKTEFNKKLEAKRMKITQGDDLQPGVLKIVKVYLAVKRQIQPGDKMAGRHGNKGVISKINPIEDMPYDDKGRPVDIVLNPLGVPSRMNIGQILETHLGMAAKGIGQKIDTMLKEQQELAKLREFIQKAYDLGLGAAQKVNVAEFTDQEVMTLAQNLRNGMPLATPVFDGAKEQEIKALLELGDLPTSGQITLYDGRTGEQFERPVTVGYMYMLKLNHLVDDKMHARSTGSYSLVTQQPLGGKAQFGGQRFGEMEVWALEAYGAAYTLQEMLTVKSDDVNGRTKMYKNIVDGDHRMEPAIPESFNVLLKEIRSLGINIELDEE
- the rplL gene encoding 50S ribosomal protein L7/L12; amino-acid sequence: MSITKEQILDAVAEMSVMDVVELVSMMEEKFGVSAAAAVAVAAAGPAEAAEEKTEFDVILKEVGANKVAVIKAVRGATGLGLKEAKDLVESAPATVKEGVSKADADELKKALEESGAVVELK
- the rplJ gene encoding 50S ribosomal protein L10, coding for MALNLQNKQEIVAEVNEIAKGALSAVVADSRGVTVEKMTALRKSAREAGVYMRVVRNTLLRRVVEGTQYECLKDTFVGPTLIAFSNEHPGAAARIFKAFAKENDKFEIKAAAFEGELITAANIDRLATLPTYEEALARLMSTMKEAAAGKLVRTLAAVRDQKEAA